Genomic window (Cellulosilyticum lentocellum DSM 5427):
ACAAATTCCTGAGAGTATTGATGGAAAACCTGTAACAGTAATAGCCGCCCAAAGTTTTTATAACAATAAAGTTATCAAGAGTGTGCAAATACCATCTAGTATAACAAGTATAGGATCTCAAGCATTTAGCAAATGCACTAATTTAACAAGCATTAATATCCCATTTGATATTACTGAAATAAAATCAATGACATTTCAAGGTTGCACAAGCTTGGAGTATATAGAACTTCCGGGGAATATACAAAAAATTGGAAGCTTAACTTTTAGTGATTGTACAAGTTTAAAGAGTATTTCTATTCCAGTTGGAGTAACAGTTATTGAGGATAGTAGTTTTGCTAGTTGTAGTCGATTAGATACAGTGGTTATACCTAATAGTGTAGTTACAATAGAGAAAAGAGCTTTTAAAGATTGTATAAAATTAAAACAAATTGATTTACCCAATGAGATTGTTTCGATAGGGACAAGTAGCTTTGAAAACTGTACAAGTTTACTAGGAATTGAACTTCCTGAAAATTTAACAAAGATTGAATCAAGATTATTTTACGGTTGTACAAGTTTAGTAGCAGTAGATATACCAGAAAAGGTTGCAGAGATAGGCTCTTATGCGTTTTATGAATGTAGTCAGTTGCAAGCTATTAATATACCAGAAAGTGTGATTAAAATAAATTCAAGAAGTTTTTATGGCTGCGCCAATAATCTTACAATCTATGGGCTTGCAGAATCTTATGTAGCAACTTATGCTACAAAAAATAAAGTAAAGTTTATTAGTCAACAAGGAAATACAGGGATTGTATTAATTTTAAAAGCCATAAAAAATGATATTAATCAATGGGAGATTATAGCAATTATAAAAGGAGAAGGAGAGAAAGCAGCAACTAACGTTAAGGTAAAACTAAATCTACCAGATAGTTTGGAACTAGTTGAAGGAAATATGGAAGTAAGTGTAGGTACAGTTAAGCAAGGAGAAGAGAAACAAGTCTCTTGGTTAGTAAAAGAAGTATTAAATGAGAAGCAAGCATATAGTGTGGTTGCATTAGCAGAGGATAGTGAAGTTCTAATTGAAACAAACAACCTACCATAGACAAAAAGTCATATGCATTAATATTTTGGGGTGAAATTCTGATAAACAACACATGGTAATCAAAAAGTCATCACTTTTCAGTTATAAAATAAGAATATCTAAAATATATACTTTATCATTCATTCTTTAAAAAAATGAATGGCTAAAAGAGGCGTTCTTAAAAGGTAAAGCAACCTTTGAGAGCGCCTCTTTTAGTGTAGTTTTTTTTCTATCTAACAAAAAATAGGTTAAACAGTAATAAAACCTCGCTCATACCAATATCTAAAATAAGATAATGTTGAATATTAGCTTTACTGGTGTTAGAAATAGTCTTTTATTTAGAAAATGATTATAATAGACATATCGAATAATCGGTATAAAGCACATCGTAAAGGAGGAAGAAAAGACATGAATAGAGCGACTCACCTTTGTCGTATTCCGTGTAATTCGTTGCCACTAGTGGGTGAAGCAGATTTTGGGCTTTCTCTCAAACCAATGGTGCATTGCGATAGAATTGCAGAATTTAATGTTCTTATTTATGTACTAAAAGGCGGTATGCAAATAGTGGAAGATGGCACTATATATGAATTATCGCCTCATACTTTATTTTTCTTAAAGAGTGGCGTGCATCATTGGGGAGAAAAGCATTTTGAAAGTGGGACAGCATGGTATTATATACATTTTTATAATAATGAACCCCCTTTAAATATGCCACAGCTGAAAAATAATAGGATTTATGGTGGTCCTAAATATTTATCACCATCGGATTTCAATTGCTATATAACCGTTCCTAAGCTTTTAAATTTACCAATTGGCAATGAATTTGAAAAGGAAATTGAAAAATTGATTGATTTGTTTAAGTCAGCAGTTGCAACGGATATGATTAGAGCAAATGTCATGTTGTGGGAAATTCTCCTGCATAGCTTTGATATTGCACAAGGCAAAGTTGAAAGTTCAAAAGAGGATAGGCGAACACAAAGTGTCATTGATTTCCTTGAGCAGAATTACTGTCGGAATTTTACTGCTGAGGAACTTGGAAAAGCAGTTGGATTGACGTACAAGTATATTGGCACCCTATTTAAAGTGAAAACAGGTATGACGATTAAAGAATATCAATTAATGCTGAGAATGAGGAAAGCAGAGCGGTTACTATGTGAAACAGAAATGTCAGTAGCGGAAATTGCAAGTGAAACCGGGTTTTATGATACATTTTATTTCAGCAAAATATTCAAGCGCAAAAATGAAATATCTCCTCTAAAATTTAGAAATGTTTATGTCCCAAGGATTTAATATCAATCAGAAAAAAATACATAAATTCCGGAATATAATCCATGTTATCTGCCTCAGTTAAGGAATATTATACATATATAAGAGTAACGAGGGAGGCTAAGACATGAATGATATGTTAAAGAAATTTACAGTTACAGATAAATTTTTTGGATA
Coding sequences:
- a CDS encoding leucine-rich repeat domain-containing protein, with amino-acid sequence MVSKKRVFLRITVLLVILMQFCIGSIVVYAKTTPDGFIYQNMGSVIWISGYEGNQSDIQIPESIDGKPVTVIAAQSFYNNKVIKSVQIPSSITSIGSQAFSKCTNLTSINIPFDITEIKSMTFQGCTSLEYIELPGNIQKIGSLTFSDCTSLKSISIPVGVTVIEDSSFASCSRLDTVVIPNSVVTIEKRAFKDCIKLKQIDLPNEIVSIGTSSFENCTSLLGIELPENLTKIESRLFYGCTSLVAVDIPEKVAEIGSYAFYECSQLQAINIPESVIKINSRSFYGCANNLTIYGLAESYVATYATKNKVKFISQQGNTGIVLILKAIKNDINQWEIIAIIKGEGEKAATNVKVKLNLPDSLELVEGNMEVSVGTVKQGEEKQVSWLVKEVLNEKQAYSVVALAEDSEVLIETNNLP
- a CDS encoding helix-turn-helix domain-containing protein, producing the protein MNRATHLCRIPCNSLPLVGEADFGLSLKPMVHCDRIAEFNVLIYVLKGGMQIVEDGTIYELSPHTLFFLKSGVHHWGEKHFESGTAWYYIHFYNNEPPLNMPQLKNNRIYGGPKYLSPSDFNCYITVPKLLNLPIGNEFEKEIEKLIDLFKSAVATDMIRANVMLWEILLHSFDIAQGKVESSKEDRRTQSVIDFLEQNYCRNFTAEELGKAVGLTYKYIGTLFKVKTGMTIKEYQLMLRMRKAERLLCETEMSVAEIASETGFYDTFYFSKIFKRKNEISPLKFRNVYVPRI